The Setaria italica strain Yugu1 chromosome IX, Setaria_italica_v2.0, whole genome shotgun sequence genome has a window encoding:
- the LOC101760392 gene encoding uncharacterized protein LOC101760392, with protein MASVSVAPPHARALLVLVVTLTAALMAAAPPPARAAWVESDYPSSVPCGVTIPVEQCDPAADAANAACRDMCHYGGRRGGRCVSPGRLALVQGCHCRC; from the exons ATGGCGAGCGTCTCCGTGGCGCcgccccacgcgcgcgccctcctcgtcctcgtggTCACTCTCACCG CGGCtctcatggcggcggcgccaccgccggcgcgggcggcgtggGTGGAGTCGGACTACCCATCGAGCGTGCCGTGCGGGGTGACCATCCCCGTGGAGCAGTGCGACCCGGCGGCCGACGCGGCCAACGCCGCGTGCAGGGACATGTGCCActacggcggccggcgaggcgggcggTGCGTCTCCCCCGGGCGGCTCGCCCTGGTGCAGGGATGCCACTGCAGGTGCTAG